The following proteins are encoded in a genomic region of Streptomyces gobiensis:
- a CDS encoding acetoacetate decarboxylase family protein yields the protein MTRVRYGPRGEAESTAARRGGARPADIWSTGVVASWESDPEAVAAVLPPPLKPGERPLVRATISRVELPGYPLGAGSVAVSAYHSGHPGWYPLVMPMTQERALIGGREVFGEPKKLGEVTLAREGAAIRAQLARHGIAFVEVRGVVGGELPLPGETEKLDFYFKFLPAVDGNGFDTDPVLIYCTRREKVRKLAAVNGEVVLRESAHDPVVDLPVRRLVEITLGEKTTDQRGRVAERVSARALLPYIHQRYDDARQILDEPPAEES from the coding sequence ATGACACGCGTACGGTATGGCCCGCGCGGCGAGGCCGAGAGCACAGCGGCGCGGCGCGGCGGCGCCCGGCCGGCGGACATCTGGTCAACGGGTGTCGTCGCCAGCTGGGAAAGCGACCCGGAGGCGGTAGCGGCGGTACTGCCACCACCGCTCAAGCCCGGTGAGCGTCCGCTCGTACGGGCGACTATCAGCCGGGTCGAGCTGCCCGGCTATCCGCTGGGCGCTGGTTCGGTAGCGGTATCCGCATACCACAGCGGCCACCCGGGCTGGTATCCCCTGGTGATGCCGATGACCCAGGAGCGGGCACTGATCGGTGGCCGGGAGGTCTTCGGCGAGCCAAAGAAGCTCGGCGAGGTGACCCTGGCACGCGAAGGCGCGGCCATCCGGGCCCAGCTGGCGCGGCACGGCATCGCGTTTGTGGAGGTGCGTGGTGTGGTGGGTGGGGAACTGCCGCTGCCCGGGGAGACCGAGAAGCTTGACTTCTACTTCAAGTTCCTGCCCGCGGTGGACGGCAACGGCTTTGACACTGACCCGGTGCTGATCTACTGCACCCGCCGGGAGAAGGTTCGCAAGCTCGCAGCGGTCAACGGCGAAGTGGTGCTGCGCGAGTCCGCCCATGACCCGGTCGTCGATCTGCCCGTACGGCGCCTCGTCGAGATCACCCTTGGGGAGAAGACCACCGACCAGCGAGGACGGGTCGCCGAGCGGGTCAGTGCGCGGGCGCTGCTGCCGTATATCCACCAGCGCTACGACGACGCACGGCAGATCCTCGACGAGCCGCCCGCGGAGGAGAGCTGA
- a CDS encoding TetR/AcrR family transcriptional regulator, translated as MTRPNLTREAVLDAAADLVKQQGPRALTMRKLAAELGTAVTSIYWHVGHRESLLDALVERTVRELGGIRAVGHTPRTRLVSLARTLRRELLARPHLIAMVHERGLTERMFLPAQQALITETHAAGLRGTRAAEAVRAVQFQVIGHVLVERNRERQPVQRPGEVELWEAAAADGDPALARMLARAPDTERLFLVSVRALVDGLLSPG; from the coding sequence ATGACGCGACCGAACCTCACTCGCGAGGCCGTGCTGGACGCCGCAGCCGACCTTGTCAAGCAGCAGGGACCGCGGGCACTCACCATGCGCAAGCTCGCCGCCGAACTGGGCACGGCCGTCACCTCTATCTACTGGCATGTGGGGCACCGTGAATCGCTGCTGGACGCGCTGGTTGAGCGCACCGTGCGGGAGCTGGGCGGAATACGGGCCGTTGGGCACACCCCCCGGACCCGGCTCGTCTCACTGGCCCGCACCCTGCGGCGTGAGCTGCTGGCCCGCCCTCATCTGATCGCGATGGTGCATGAACGCGGCCTCACCGAGCGGATGTTCCTGCCCGCGCAGCAGGCGCTGATAACCGAGACGCACGCCGCCGGACTGCGGGGGACGCGGGCGGCGGAGGCCGTACGGGCCGTACAGTTTCAGGTGATTGGCCATGTTCTGGTCGAGCGGAACCGGGAGCGGCAACCGGTGCAGCGGCCCGGTGAGGTGGAGCTGTGGGAGGCCGCGGCGGCTGACGGCGATCCGGCCCTCGCCCGGATGCTGGCCCGGGCACCGGATACCGAACGGCTCTTTCTGGTCTCGGTACGAGCGCTGGTCGATGGGCTGCTGTCACCCGGCTGA
- a CDS encoding DEDDh family exonuclease, with product MLEDQTAAAPQIPAQQQAAAPVWPSGYPDGYAVVDVETTGLARDDRIVSAAVYRLDAQGNVEDRWYSPVNPQRDPGPTWIHGLTSDMLADAPLFPEIAEEFAARLADRVLVAHNALFDWSMIAREYARARRTAPVRQRLCTIALAKELSLPLPNHKLESLAAHYGVVQERAHHALDDARVLAEAFRPSLHLAAQGGVRLPLLACQPLTEWSDSRYGGGAVTSGGYRAQPYGGTSWRPARKRPACPYPNPGRYQPGGRLTQGMRVAISGDTCTDRELLEDRAIEAGLHIASSVSRLTSLLVTNDPDAVTSKVTKARSFGTPVIDEAAFTQLLQDVAPAPKG from the coding sequence ATGCTCGAAGACCAGACGGCAGCCGCACCGCAGATTCCCGCGCAGCAGCAAGCCGCCGCCCCCGTATGGCCGTCGGGCTATCCGGACGGCTATGCGGTGGTGGACGTGGAGACCACCGGGCTGGCGCGTGATGACCGGATAGTGTCCGCAGCCGTCTACCGTCTGGACGCCCAGGGCAATGTTGAGGACCGCTGGTACTCGCCGGTCAATCCACAGCGCGATCCCGGACCGACCTGGATTCACGGACTCACCAGCGACATGCTCGCCGACGCACCGCTCTTCCCGGAGATCGCCGAGGAGTTCGCGGCCCGGCTGGCGGACCGGGTGCTGGTCGCGCACAACGCGCTCTTCGACTGGTCGATGATCGCCCGGGAGTACGCGCGGGCGAGGCGCACCGCGCCCGTAAGGCAGCGGCTGTGCACGATCGCACTCGCCAAGGAGCTGTCCCTGCCGCTGCCCAACCACAAGCTGGAATCGCTCGCCGCGCACTATGGCGTCGTACAGGAACGAGCGCACCACGCGCTCGACGATGCCCGGGTGCTGGCCGAGGCCTTCCGGCCGAGTCTGCATCTGGCCGCCCAGGGGGGAGTCCGGCTGCCGCTGCTGGCCTGTCAGCCGCTCACCGAGTGGTCGGACAGCCGGTACGGCGGCGGTGCGGTCACCTCCGGTGGGTACCGTGCTCAACCGTACGGGGGAACCAGCTGGCGGCCCGCGCGTAAACGGCCCGCCTGCCCGTATCCCAACCCGGGCCGTTATCAGCCGGGCGGGCGGCTCACGCAGGGCATGCGCGTGGCGATCTCCGGTGACACCTGCACCGACCGCGAGCTGCTGGAGGACCGGGCGATCGAGGCGGGGCTGCATATCGCCAGCAGCGTCTCGCGGCTCACCAGCCTGCTGGTGACCAATGACCCGGACGCCGTCACCTCGAAGGTGACCAAGGCCCGTTCCTTTGGCACCCCGGTCATCGACGAAGCCGCCTTCACCCAGCTCCTCCAGGACGTGGCCCCCGCGCCGAAGGGCTGA
- a CDS encoding SURF1 family protein: MYRFLLSRQWVILTLVALVLIPVMVQLGFWQLHRHQARVAHNQLVADSLAAEPVPIGELTGPGREVADSDRYRPVTATGSYDTEHEVVVRRRTAADGRKIGYFVLTPLIQRDGSAVLVNRGWVSPGEDQTSFPEVPAAPSGKITVTGRLLPDETTARSGIKDRPGLPPRQVMLINSEQQTRALGRPVLGGFIELTDTEPKPSEAQLAQPVPEPDHSGIGAHMAYAVQWWLFAAAVPVGWVVLVRRERRDRSQERTATAAQRADGALASATSRTAD; the protein is encoded by the coding sequence GTGTACCGCTTCCTGTTGTCCCGGCAGTGGGTGATCCTCACGCTGGTCGCTCTCGTGCTGATCCCTGTCATGGTTCAGCTCGGCTTCTGGCAGCTCCACCGGCATCAGGCGCGGGTGGCACATAACCAGCTGGTCGCGGACAGTCTGGCGGCCGAGCCGGTGCCGATCGGTGAGCTCACCGGCCCGGGCCGTGAGGTGGCCGACAGCGACAGGTACCGCCCGGTCACCGCCACCGGGTCCTATGACACCGAGCACGAGGTGGTGGTCCGGCGCCGGACCGCCGCCGACGGCAGGAAGATCGGCTACTTCGTGCTCACTCCGCTGATCCAGCGGGACGGCTCGGCGGTGCTGGTCAACCGTGGCTGGGTCTCCCCGGGCGAGGACCAGACCAGCTTCCCCGAGGTCCCTGCCGCGCCCAGCGGAAAGATCACCGTCACCGGCCGGCTGCTGCCCGATGAGACAACCGCCCGCAGCGGCATCAAGGACCGGCCCGGCCTGCCGCCCCGCCAGGTGATGCTGATCAACAGCGAGCAGCAGACAAGGGCCCTGGGCCGTCCGGTGCTCGGCGGCTTCATCGAGCTGACCGACACCGAGCCGAAGCCCTCCGAGGCACAGCTCGCCCAGCCGGTGCCCGAGCCGGATCACAGCGGGATCGGCGCGCATATGGCGTATGCCGTCCAGTGGTGGCTCTTCGCGGCCGCCGTCCCGGTCGGCTGGGTGGTCCTGGTCCGCCGTGAGCGGCGTGACCGGTCCCAGGAGCGCACAGCCACCGCGGCTCAGCGGGCTGACGGCGCTCTCGCGAGCGCCACCTCCCGCACGGCAGACTGA
- a CDS encoding SDR family oxidoreductase: MDLGLQDRAYVITGATRGLGFATARELVADGAKVIVTGRTEESAGDAAKTLGENAVGITADNADPSAASRLIEAAFTHFNRFDGIFISVGGPPAGSAETITDDQWQTAFESVFLGAVRLARTAAERLAAGGVIGFVLSASVTEPIPGLTISNGLRPGLAGFAKSLSHELGPRGIRVVGLLPGRIDTDRLGELDALSGDAEAARERHSAVIPLRRYGTPEEFGKAAAFLLSPAASYLTGTMLPVDGGAQHRI, translated from the coding sequence ATGGATCTTGGACTGCAGGACAGGGCATACGTCATCACCGGCGCTACCCGGGGGCTGGGCTTCGCCACGGCGCGGGAGCTGGTCGCCGATGGCGCGAAGGTGATCGTCACCGGCCGTACGGAGGAGTCGGCCGGGGACGCGGCGAAGACACTGGGTGAGAACGCCGTAGGCATCACCGCCGACAACGCCGACCCCTCGGCCGCTAGCCGTCTCATCGAGGCGGCTTTCACTCATTTCAACCGTTTCGATGGCATTTTCATCAGTGTGGGCGGCCCGCCCGCCGGAAGCGCCGAAACCATCACGGATGACCAGTGGCAGACCGCGTTCGAGTCCGTCTTCCTGGGTGCGGTACGGCTGGCCCGTACGGCCGCTGAGCGGCTCGCAGCCGGCGGTGTGATCGGCTTTGTGCTCTCCGCCTCCGTCACCGAACCGATTCCGGGGCTCACCATCTCCAATGGGCTGCGCCCCGGTCTGGCGGGCTTCGCCAAGTCCCTCTCCCATGAGCTGGGCCCGCGTGGCATCCGGGTGGTGGGTCTGCTGCCGGGCCGTATCGATACGGACCGGCTGGGCGAGCTCGACGCGCTCTCCGGGGACGCGGAGGCCGCCCGCGAGCGGCACTCCGCGGTGATCCCGTTGCGCCGCTACGGCACACCGGAGGAGTTCGGTAAGGCCGCGGCGTTTCTGCTCTCCCCCGCCGCCTCGTATCTGACCGGCACGATGCTGCCCGTCGACGGCGGGGCACAGCACCGGATCTGA
- the amaP gene encoding alkaline shock response membrane anchor protein AmaP, with product MGTVLRSVNRVLLGLVGLGLTGLGLAVLMAALDLPRRLGFGLPSGWSWREPGEVLLTQADRTQWRDQGWWWPVVFAVLAALVVLSLWWVLAQARRPRLSEVLIESEDGEDGTGALLRGRALEDVLAADAESLPGVDRAQVTLVGRRTEPRVHLGLLLEPHAAPGDAVQQLRAEVLEPARTSTGLAELPAEVRLRSVKHRAERVS from the coding sequence GTGGGGACGGTGCTGAGAAGCGTCAACCGGGTACTGCTGGGGCTCGTCGGGCTGGGCCTGACGGGGCTGGGCCTGGCCGTGCTGATGGCCGCGCTGGATCTGCCCCGGCGGCTGGGATTCGGGCTGCCCTCGGGCTGGTCATGGCGGGAGCCGGGTGAGGTGCTGCTGACCCAGGCGGACCGTACGCAGTGGCGGGATCAGGGCTGGTGGTGGCCGGTGGTCTTCGCCGTACTGGCGGCCCTTGTCGTGCTCTCGCTGTGGTGGGTGCTGGCGCAGGCCCGGCGGCCGCGGCTGAGCGAAGTTCTCATAGAGAGCGAAGACGGCGAAGACGGCACGGGTGCGCTGTTGCGCGGCCGTGCGCTGGAGGACGTGCTGGCCGCGGACGCGGAGTCCCTGCCCGGCGTTGACCGGGCCCAGGTGACCCTGGTCGGCCGCCGCACCGAACCCCGGGTCCACCTGGGCCTGCTGCTGGAGCCGCACGCGGCACCGGGCGACGCCGTGCAACAGCTCCGGGCGGAGGTCCTGGAACCCGCCCGCACCTCCACCGGCCTGGCCGAGCTCCCGGCGGAAGTGCGGCTGCGCAGCGTCAAACACCGCGCCGAACGGGTGAGCTGA
- a CDS encoding DUF6286 domain-containing protein, with translation MPTLEKAQSGEELEQSASAAAYQAGQSTGQGEGGGRFWSARRVPATLVGLVMLGCASLLLYDIAAVRADRPAMAWRRSLAEELATRRLDDIWVVLGAIVAVLLGVWLIVLALTPGLRGLLTMRGVPGTRAGLERATAALVLRDRATQVAGVRSVRVAVGRRRVRARAEAHFRELDAVRGDLDTALEDGIRQLGLGRPMGLTVQVRRPAKR, from the coding sequence ATGCCGACGCTTGAGAAGGCGCAGTCCGGCGAGGAGCTGGAGCAGTCCGCCTCCGCCGCCGCGTATCAGGCCGGTCAGTCCACCGGTCAGGGCGAGGGTGGTGGCCGCTTCTGGTCGGCGCGCAGGGTGCCCGCCACCCTGGTCGGCCTCGTGATGCTCGGCTGCGCGAGCCTGCTGCTCTACGACATCGCGGCCGTACGCGCCGACCGGCCCGCGATGGCCTGGCGCCGCAGCCTGGCCGAAGAGCTCGCCACCCGCCGGCTGGACGACATCTGGGTGGTTCTCGGTGCCATCGTCGCCGTGCTGCTCGGTGTCTGGCTGATCGTGCTGGCCCTCACCCCGGGGCTGCGTGGACTGCTGACGATGCGCGGTGTGCCGGGGACGCGGGCCGGTCTGGAGCGTGCCACCGCCGCGCTGGTGCTGCGGGACCGTGCCACGCAGGTCGCCGGGGTGCGGTCGGTCCGGGTGGCAGTGGGGCGCCGCAGGGTGCGGGCCCGCGCCGAAGCGCACTTCCGGGAGCTGGACGCGGTGCGCGGGGATCTCGATACCGCCCTTGAGGACGGCATCCGGCAGCTCGGCCTCGGCCGGCCGATGGGGCTGACCGTGCAGGTGCGGCGCCCGGCGAAGCGATGA
- a CDS encoding Asp23/Gls24 family envelope stress response protein, whose protein sequence is MAPEPVPAPERGATRIADRVIAKIAAQAAHEALRRGPWKGHGGPQAPQAPHATVIVRKPPGKDGDGGQARVRVAVELGYPSDIGAQCGAVRRRVTARVGELTGMAVPDVIVDVERLHSAHLHGEGRGRVR, encoded by the coding sequence GTGGCGCCGGAGCCCGTCCCCGCGCCGGAGCGCGGAGCTACCCGGATCGCCGACCGGGTCATCGCGAAGATCGCTGCGCAGGCGGCCCATGAGGCACTGCGCAGGGGGCCCTGGAAAGGGCACGGCGGGCCGCAGGCACCGCAGGCACCGCACGCTACGGTGATCGTCCGTAAACCGCCCGGCAAGGACGGTGACGGCGGGCAGGCCCGGGTCCGGGTCGCCGTGGAGCTTGGCTATCCCTCCGATATCGGGGCCCAGTGCGGCGCGGTGCGTCGTCGGGTCACCGCGCGGGTAGGGGAACTGACCGGTATGGCTGTACCGGATGTGATCGTCGATGTTGAACGGCTCCACTCGGCGCATCTGCACGGCGAGGGCAGAGGGAGAGTGCGGTGA
- a CDS encoding Asp23/Gls24 family envelope stress response protein — translation MSETSTAAKESPTETAAKPVTTRRGTGDPATRGRTTIADGVVAKIAGMAARDVIGVHAMGSGFSRTFGAVRDRVPGGSKAVTRGVKAEVGEVQTALDLEIVVDYGVSIADVARAVRENVISAVERMTSLEVVEVNIAVGDVKLPDEEEEEEEPDKPRLQ, via the coding sequence ATGTCTGAGACCTCTACCGCGGCCAAGGAGTCCCCGACCGAGACCGCCGCCAAACCGGTCACCACCCGCCGTGGCACCGGCGATCCGGCCACTCGGGGACGGACCACCATCGCCGACGGGGTGGTTGCCAAGATCGCCGGAATGGCGGCCCGTGATGTGATCGGTGTCCATGCGATGGGCAGCGGATTCTCCCGTACCTTCGGCGCGGTACGCGATCGGGTGCCCGGTGGCAGCAAGGCCGTCACCCGGGGCGTGAAGGCCGAAGTCGGTGAGGTGCAGACCGCGCTCGATCTGGAGATCGTCGTTGACTACGGGGTCTCCATCGCCGATGTGGCCCGTGCCGTACGGGAGAACGTCATCTCCGCGGTCGAGCGGATGACCAGTCTTGAGGTCGTTGAGGTCAATATCGCGGTCGGTGATGTGAAGCTGCCCGATGAAGAGGAAGAGGAAGAGGAGCCGGACAAGCCGCGTCTGCAGTAG
- a CDS encoding nucleopolyhedrovirus P10 family protein, translated as MTADRLAQTVRQQLGLGRLLSLGEAADGVWIAERAAAAVLRAAVASADSATGAGLRSLRLALADPEGDAEPAVPPPPSALPPGPVRITADFAAPVDQPLPQTADRLREVLGQAADERLGLPVTAIDLHATDLLEQPGSGAPARQPALDPDPDAAPGTEEPPATAADRGSVADAVTAVPGVAGLSPALGGLGGPGGLAHAARTIDSPTGRQVHLQLAVAAGHRALDVARAARDAAVSAASVDAPGPVTATILVTAVAV; from the coding sequence ATGACCGCGGACCGGTTGGCACAGACCGTACGGCAGCAACTCGGCCTGGGACGGCTGCTGTCCCTGGGCGAGGCGGCCGATGGCGTGTGGATCGCGGAGCGCGCCGCCGCCGCTGTGCTGCGCGCCGCCGTAGCATCGGCGGACAGCGCGACGGGGGCCGGGCTGCGTTCGCTGCGGCTGGCCCTGGCCGACCCTGAGGGGGACGCCGAGCCCGCCGTACCGCCCCCGCCGAGCGCGCTGCCACCGGGTCCGGTCCGCATCACCGCCGACTTCGCGGCCCCAGTGGACCAGCCGCTCCCGCAGACCGCCGACCGGCTACGGGAGGTGCTGGGCCAAGCAGCCGATGAGCGGCTCGGTCTGCCCGTAACCGCCATCGATCTGCACGCCACGGACCTGCTGGAGCAGCCCGGCTCCGGTGCGCCCGCCAGACAGCCGGCGCTGGACCCGGACCCGGACGCAGCCCCTGGCACAGAAGAGCCACCGGCCACGGCGGCAGACCGGGGAAGCGTGGCCGACGCGGTGACCGCCGTACCGGGAGTGGCGGGCCTGTCCCCCGCGCTGGGAGGGCTGGGCGGACCGGGCGGACTGGCCCATGCCGCCCGCACCATCGACTCACCGACGGGCCGTCAGGTGCACCTTCAGCTCGCGGTCGCCGCCGGCCATCGCGCCCTGGATGTGGCCCGCGCGGCCCGCGATGCCGCCGTGTCAGCGGCCTCGGTGGACGCTCCGGGCCCGGTGACGGCCACGATCCTGGTCACGGCCGTAGCCGTGTGA
- a CDS encoding enoyl-CoA hydratase/isomerase family protein, which produces MTLFDKDGVQLTVDGAVATVTLASPAKRNAQSPAMWRALAETGRLLPGDIRVVVLRGEGKSFSAGLDRQAFTPEGFDGEPSFLDLARGPAEELDATIAEYQEAFTWWRRNDLVSIAAVQGHAIGAGFQLALACDLRVCADDVQFAMRETSLGLVPDLTGTHPLVGLVGYARALEICATGRSVRAEEAERSGLANLVVPGAELDAATADLAAALLAAPRDAVIETKALLRGAQGRTYEDQRVAERAAQARRLRDLAGLGE; this is translated from the coding sequence ATGACCCTGTTCGACAAGGACGGTGTCCAGCTCACCGTTGATGGCGCCGTGGCCACGGTCACGCTCGCCAGTCCAGCCAAGCGCAATGCCCAGTCACCTGCGATGTGGCGAGCGCTGGCCGAGACGGGACGGCTGCTGCCGGGTGACATCCGGGTTGTCGTGCTGCGCGGCGAAGGCAAGTCCTTCTCCGCCGGGCTCGACCGGCAGGCGTTCACGCCCGAAGGCTTCGACGGTGAGCCGTCCTTCCTGGACTTGGCGCGTGGCCCGGCCGAGGAACTGGACGCCACGATCGCTGAGTACCAGGAGGCGTTCACCTGGTGGCGGCGCAATGACCTCGTCAGCATCGCCGCCGTACAGGGGCATGCCATAGGCGCGGGTTTCCAGCTGGCGCTCGCCTGCGATCTGCGGGTGTGTGCCGACGATGTGCAGTTCGCCATGCGGGAGACCAGCCTCGGACTGGTGCCCGACCTCACCGGCACCCACCCGCTCGTGGGCCTGGTCGGCTACGCCCGTGCCCTGGAGATCTGCGCGACCGGCCGGTCCGTGCGTGCCGAGGAGGCCGAACGCAGCGGTCTGGCCAATCTTGTGGTGCCCGGAGCCGAACTGGACGCCGCAACGGCCGATCTTGCGGCGGCGCTGCTGGCCGCACCACGGGACGCGGTGATCGAGACCAAGGCACTGTTGCGCGGCGCGCAGGGCCGTACGTACGAGGATCAGCGAGTCGCCGAGCGCGCGGCGCAGGCACGCAGGCTGCGCGATCTCGCCGGGCTGGGTGAGTGA
- a CDS encoding helix-turn-helix domain-containing protein, translating into MAETLKKGSRVTGAAREKLAADLKKKYESGASIRALAEETGRSYGFVHRMLSEAGVNLRGRGGATRGKKAASV; encoded by the coding sequence GTGGCCGAGACTCTGAAGAAGGGCAGCCGGGTAACCGGCGCCGCGCGCGAGAAGCTCGCGGCTGACCTCAAGAAGAAGTACGAATCCGGTGCGAGCATCCGGGCGCTGGCCGAGGAAACCGGCCGTTCCTATGGATTCGTGCACCGGATGCTCAGCGAGGCCGGTGTGAACCTGCGTGGTCGCGGCGGCGCGACGCGGGGCAAGAAGGCCGCGTCGGTCTGA